A window of the Bradyrhizobium ottawaense genome harbors these coding sequences:
- a CDS encoding DNA primase family protein: MMTPNPSSADPVVLSAATPQLSASKFKATEFPTLICYQNEWMSWDGAAYQGLEAETVEAHLSAFMGNAKTATYEEVTDPETGDDRRAVKLTPFNPKSRDINDVYKMLKHLCHVPIGTMDPPSWLKGTPTQYAKLLPKNLISFQNGLLDIETRVLHPATPFFFTRTALQMNYDPNAPEPTLWLEFMRQVTKDRQPLIELTQEMLGYLISTDTSMHKIFFLWGRPRSGKGTILRITTALVGEKNMRYPSIETLAGRFGMHNLIGGSVAQITDANTMDNRDLGKCGSRMNGISGEDGQTVERKGIGDWNGKISVRFQIAGNTLPNFGTNTVAMATRLLIIPFDETFEGREDRALTDKLIAELPGILNWALVGLDRLRLMGDFVEPNDSKVAKKRLVHLSDPIHGFVEDYCVLKGGAGVDRDVLYGAYVRFCEGNHVKAKGLGEFTEGLQAIHSSVLTGRRRKGNEAQVHCYRNITLNDEIAEKVYQVDRDESDDLGVGVLITIKRDVSGWPVPRATGGDFAP; the protein is encoded by the coding sequence ATGATGACACCGAACCCGTCTTCAGCCGACCCCGTAGTGCTGTCAGCGGCAACGCCGCAGCTCAGCGCGTCTAAGTTCAAGGCCACTGAGTTTCCAACGCTCATCTGCTATCAGAATGAGTGGATGTCTTGGGATGGTGCGGCTTATCAGGGGCTCGAAGCCGAGACTGTTGAGGCTCACCTGAGCGCGTTTATGGGTAACGCAAAGACGGCGACATATGAAGAAGTCACAGACCCGGAAACCGGCGACGACAGGCGCGCCGTCAAGCTGACGCCGTTCAATCCGAAGTCGCGCGATATCAACGATGTGTACAAGATGCTCAAGCATCTGTGTCACGTGCCGATCGGTACGATGGACCCGCCGTCGTGGCTTAAAGGCACACCAACGCAATATGCGAAGCTCCTCCCGAAAAACCTAATAAGTTTCCAAAACGGATTGCTCGATATCGAGACGCGCGTATTGCATCCAGCGACGCCGTTCTTTTTCACCCGAACCGCATTGCAGATGAACTATGACCCAAACGCGCCGGAGCCGACCCTATGGCTTGAGTTCATGCGGCAGGTAACGAAGGACCGACAGCCGCTCATTGAACTTACTCAGGAAATGCTGGGGTATCTCATCTCGACCGATACCAGCATGCACAAAATATTTTTCCTTTGGGGTCGTCCACGCTCGGGAAAAGGAACCATTTTGCGCATCACGACCGCGCTCGTCGGCGAGAAGAACATGCGCTATCCGAGCATCGAGACGCTGGCGGGTCGGTTTGGTATGCACAACCTCATCGGCGGCTCGGTCGCACAGATCACTGATGCAAATACGATGGACAACCGAGACCTCGGCAAGTGCGGTTCGCGGATGAACGGTATCAGCGGCGAGGATGGGCAAACGGTCGAGCGCAAAGGCATTGGCGATTGGAACGGCAAAATTTCGGTACGTTTCCAGATTGCAGGCAACACGCTGCCGAACTTCGGAACCAATACGGTTGCGATGGCGACGCGGCTCTTGATCATTCCATTCGACGAGACCTTTGAGGGCCGGGAAGATCGCGCGCTAACGGACAAGCTCATCGCCGAGCTTCCCGGTATTTTGAATTGGGCGTTGGTCGGGCTCGACCGCTTGCGACTGATGGGCGACTTCGTCGAGCCGAACGACAGCAAGGTCGCTAAGAAGCGGCTCGTGCATCTGTCCGACCCGATACATGGCTTCGTCGAGGACTATTGCGTCTTGAAGGGTGGCGCAGGCGTCGATAGGGATGTGCTCTATGGTGCCTATGTTCGGTTCTGCGAAGGCAATCATGTGAAGGCTAAGGGCCTCGGAGAGTTCACCGAAGGTCTGCAAGCCATCCATTCGAGTGTGCTCACGGGCCGTCGCCGCAAAGGCAACGAGGCACAAGTTCACTGCTATCGCAACATCACCTTAAATGACGAAATCGCCGAGAAGGTCTATCAGGTCGACCGGGACGAAAGCGACGACCTCGGGGTCGGCGTGCTGATCACAATCAAGCGCGACGTTTCGGGCTGGCCGGTGCCGCGAGCGACCGGTGGTGACTTCGCACCCTAA
- a CDS encoding very short patch repair endonuclease: MTDRLTPDRRSALMAKVRSQHTGPERAVRAISHRLGYRFRLHKKELPGTPDLVFPRLRSVILVHGCFWHRHSNCRKASMPKTRIEFWKAKFERNVSRDIAVRLALKKQGWRVLTVWECQLKKPTLVEKRVQKFLSACDQRKTVKSVR; encoded by the coding sequence ATGACGGATAGGTTGACGCCAGATCGCCGTTCGGCCTTGATGGCCAAGGTACGGTCGCAGCACACCGGGCCGGAGCGTGCCGTTCGTGCGATATCGCATCGATTGGGCTATCGATTTCGTCTTCACAAAAAGGAGTTGCCGGGAACACCCGATTTGGTGTTTCCCAGGCTTCGGTCTGTAATTTTAGTTCACGGATGTTTTTGGCATAGGCACTCAAATTGCCGCAAAGCATCGATGCCGAAGACGCGCATAGAGTTTTGGAAAGCGAAGTTTGAGAGGAATGTTTCGCGCGATATTGCCGTGAGGCTGGCGCTTAAGAAACAAGGCTGGCGTGTGCTGACAGTCTGGGAATGCCAATTGAAAAAGCCTACCCTTGTTGAAAAACGTGTTCAGAAATTTCTTTCTGCATGTGACCAGCGTAAAACAGTTAAATCTGTGAGATAG
- a CDS encoding DNA cytosine methyltransferase, with product MPHRPDRPQVLDLFCGCGGLSLGAEQAGFRSALSIDQDLHLTSSFAHNFPSSNLRIADIGRESARAIKQAIGSKVDGVIGGPPCQGFSSIGRQDEDDPRRGLLLDFFRIVREVSPKFFLMENVRGLAYERNRKVLDDGLQLLPKRYRVIGPMLLNSASFGAATSRPRIFVFGYDTNEMRAFDPSMFEGGKSPVTVRDAIADLGKLKPRGLDSSGFDLWSSEKDSSRSTYAQSLRGKTKLVTGHRKTPHKKEIVGRFATVPQGGKDEVGKHVRLSWTGQCPTIRAGTGSDRGSYQAVRPLHPTKDRVITVREAARLQGFPDRFLFHPTTWHSFRMIGNSVSPIIAREILAVIYNGLKA from the coding sequence ATGCCTCACCGCCCAGATCGCCCGCAGGTTCTCGATCTATTTTGCGGGTGCGGGGGGCTATCTCTCGGCGCCGAGCAGGCCGGATTTCGTTCGGCGCTTTCGATCGACCAAGACCTGCACCTCACGTCTTCGTTCGCCCATAATTTTCCGTCGTCGAACCTGAGAATCGCGGATATTGGCCGAGAAAGCGCGCGCGCGATTAAACAGGCTATTGGCTCGAAGGTAGATGGCGTAATCGGCGGACCGCCATGCCAAGGCTTCAGCTCCATTGGGAGACAGGATGAAGATGATCCGCGGCGAGGCTTGCTCCTCGATTTCTTTCGAATCGTTCGAGAGGTGAGCCCAAAATTTTTTCTCATGGAGAATGTTCGGGGGCTGGCCTACGAGCGCAACCGCAAAGTTCTCGATGATGGACTGCAGCTTTTGCCCAAACGATACCGTGTGATTGGCCCAATGCTGCTCAACAGCGCGAGTTTTGGAGCGGCAACGAGTCGACCCAGAATATTTGTCTTTGGTTACGACACGAACGAAATGCGTGCATTTGATCCCTCAATGTTCGAGGGCGGGAAGAGTCCCGTGACTGTTAGAGATGCCATAGCTGACCTTGGGAAGCTAAAGCCACGCGGCCTTGATTCGAGCGGATTTGATCTATGGTCTTCGGAGAAAGATAGCAGCCGCTCCACTTACGCACAAAGCCTCAGGGGCAAAACAAAACTGGTGACCGGGCACCGGAAGACACCGCACAAAAAGGAAATTGTCGGTCGCTTTGCTACAGTCCCCCAAGGGGGCAAGGACGAAGTCGGGAAGCACGTTCGCCTATCTTGGACAGGCCAGTGCCCAACAATAAGGGCCGGGACCGGTTCTGACCGTGGCTCATATCAAGCGGTTAGGCCGCTTCATCCAACGAAAGATCGAGTGATCACCGTACGCGAAGCCGCCCGCCTGCAAGGCTTTCCCGATCGCTTCCTTTTTCATCCAACCACGTGGCACAGTTTTCGAATGATCGGTAATAGTGTTAGTCCGATCATCGCGCGCGAAATCCTGGCAGTGATCTATAATGGTCTTAAGGCCTGA
- a CDS encoding ATP-binding protein, whose protein sequence is MAKTPQLGEAKNPLRMKINKRFFVDMLTRDIELEDAVLDLLDNCLDGIVRSTPKSLSGKKPYRSYWSKITLNEDTFEIVDNCGGIPKNLIERAFGIGRDIDPNEHYKTIGIYGIGMKRAIFKMALEASVQSHCDFGFEVQISEQWLKDEDEWRLDYHRRKVPFQKGTRIAVTKLRRDIAKIFKTASFEARLHEFIARHYAIIINKGFRVELNGKVILAAPVSILSTKFDDISDDSPSLAPYMAKYEADGVKASLWVGMYRSPSESEGDEESETEQRQSSDNSGWTIICNDRAIVSNDTTILTGWGEAGVPRFHPQFIGIRGILAMESDYPLKLPLTTTKRGLDASSELYLNLKQFMREGTKFYTSFTNHWKADRVKAKKLFAEAELLEMPELRALMSKSELSAVKRLDGAFKYEPHLPTPAPSEMKRISFTRHKDDISKVASKMLGDPKAKPTDVGAACFDEMLKKVSR, encoded by the coding sequence GTGGCCAAGACACCCCAACTGGGCGAGGCAAAAAACCCGCTCAGAATGAAAATCAATAAACGCTTCTTCGTCGATATGCTCACACGCGACATAGAGCTCGAAGACGCCGTGCTCGACTTGCTCGACAACTGTTTGGATGGCATCGTGCGATCCACGCCCAAATCACTCTCAGGCAAGAAGCCATACAGAAGCTATTGGAGCAAGATTACGCTCAACGAAGATACTTTCGAAATTGTCGATAACTGCGGCGGCATTCCCAAAAACTTGATTGAAAGGGCGTTTGGGATCGGTCGAGATATCGATCCAAACGAGCACTACAAGACTATCGGCATTTACGGCATCGGAATGAAGAGAGCCATTTTTAAGATGGCCCTCGAAGCGTCAGTTCAGTCGCATTGCGACTTCGGTTTCGAAGTTCAAATAAGCGAGCAATGGCTCAAGGACGAAGATGAGTGGAGATTGGACTATCACCGCCGGAAGGTGCCCTTTCAAAAGGGCACTCGCATTGCGGTCACAAAGTTGAGAAGGGACATCGCCAAAATATTCAAGACCGCCTCATTCGAAGCTCGCTTGCATGAATTCATTGCGCGCCATTATGCGATAATCATAAACAAGGGCTTTCGCGTCGAACTGAATGGGAAGGTCATCCTTGCCGCCCCTGTTTCGATCCTATCTACCAAATTCGACGATATCTCCGACGATAGTCCATCGCTTGCACCATACATGGCGAAGTACGAGGCGGATGGGGTGAAGGCAAGCCTTTGGGTAGGCATGTATCGCAGTCCGTCCGAATCCGAAGGTGACGAGGAAAGCGAGACGGAGCAACGTCAGAGCAGCGACAATTCGGGTTGGACGATCATATGCAACGACAGAGCAATAGTTTCGAACGACACGACAATTTTGACGGGATGGGGTGAAGCGGGAGTTCCTCGCTTCCACCCGCAGTTCATTGGAATCCGCGGCATATTAGCGATGGAATCGGACTATCCATTGAAGCTACCGCTTACGACAACAAAACGTGGCTTAGATGCTTCGTCTGAATTGTATTTAAACCTAAAGCAATTCATGCGAGAGGGGACAAAATTCTATACAAGTTTCACAAACCATTGGAAAGCTGACCGCGTAAAAGCAAAGAAGCTATTTGCGGAGGCTGAGTTACTCGAGATGCCGGAGCTTCGAGCTCTCATGTCTAAGAGCGAGCTCTCCGCAGTAAAAAGGCTGGATGGTGCTTTTAAATATGAGCCCCACCTACCCACACCCGCACCTTCGGAAATGAAAAGAATTTCGTTCACTCGGCACAAGGATGATATTTCGAAAGTGGCGTCGAAGATGCTTGGCGACCCAAAGGCTAAGCCCACCGATGTGGGGGCCGCCTGCTTTGACGAAATGCTGAAGAAGGTGTCGCGCTGA